Genomic DNA from uncultured Desulfuromusa sp.:
TGCACCTTTTTGGGCTTTGCAATCCGCTCAGGCGTTTTACCATCGCCCTTCCCTTGTGGCTTCACATCCCCACTGCGCATCGTCAGTCCAATTCGCTTTCTCTGCAAATCGACTTCCAGCACCCGGACCTGAACCTGCTGCCCCACTTTGACCACATCATTGGGATCTTTGACAAAACGGTCGGCAAGCTGACTGATATGGACCAGCCCATCCTGATGCACCCCGATATCAACAAAAGCACCAAAAGCAGCCACATTCGTCACCACACCGTTCAGGCTCATCCCCACCTTGAGATCGGTCACCTCCATGACATCCTCGCGAAAACTGGTTGACACAAAAGTCTCTCGTGGGTCACGGCCCGGCTTCTTTAACTCAGCAATAATATCCCGCAAGGTTGGCAGCCCGACATCGGCAGCTAGATAGTTGTTGAGGTCAATCGCATCCAGCAGAGTTGTTTCCGCAACCAGTTTCTGCAAACCGACTCCAGTATCAGAAGCCATCTGTTCAACCAGTTTATAACGCTCCGGATGGACAGCGGTATTATCCAGAATGTGTTCAGCGTCACGGATACGCAAGAACCCGGCCGCCTGCTCAAAGGCCTTTTTGCCAAAACGGGGAACATTAAGAAGATCCTTCCGCTGCCGAAACATACCGTTTTCATTTCGATAAGTAATAATCGCCTTGGCAAGAGAGTCACTGATCCCGGAAACAAAGCCAAGCAACGCCCAACTCGCAGTATTTAAGTCAACACCGACATAGTTGACACAGGACTCAACAACTTCATCCAGTGATTTTTTTAAGGCTGTCTGACTGACATCATGCTGATACTGGCCCACACCAATACTTTTGGGATCGACCTTGACCAGTTCGGCCAGAGGATCCTGCAACCGACGGGCGATAGAGATCGCCCCACGCACGGTCAGGTCAAGGTCGGGAAACTCTTCACGGGCAATGTCAGATGCTGAATAGACACTCGCCCCTGCTTCGCTGACCATCACCACAGGAAGTTTCTTTCCAGCCTGCTTCAGGCACTGACGGATAAACTGATCCATTTCCCGACCGGCAGTACCATTGCCGATAGCCACCATCTCAACCTGGTGAGAATCAATCAGTCGCAGAACGTTCTGTTGCGCCTCTTCAACTCGCCCCTTCCCTGTATGTGGATAAATCGTGACATGTT
This window encodes:
- a CDS encoding Tex family protein produces the protein MTTFNLAQILFEETGLQQSRIKATVELLEAGATVPFVARYRKEVTGELDEVQIRQLQERLIYFKELQERRLAILKSVEDQGKLTPELRGKIDACRQKTELEDLYLPYKPKRRTKATIARERGLEPLAQLLLQATEVGQDIEFLALPFINPELEVSDAASALEGAGHILAEQFAEAAENRALVRELTWQQGVFCSQPARGKVGTVSKFEMYYDFREPLKVIPSHRMLAMRRGEKEDVLRLSIEAPEEEILARLGHVLVPASNPHHDWLRQVIVDAYHRLLAPSIEVELRLQAKKSADEEAIRVFAENLRNLLLAAPAGSFRVLGVDPGLRTGSKLAVVDQTGRFLEHVTIYPHTGKGRVEEAQQNVLRLIDSHQVEMVAIGNGTAGREMDQFIRQCLKQAGKKLPVVMVSEAGASVYSASDIAREEFPDLDLTVRGAISIARRLQDPLAELVKVDPKSIGVGQYQHDVSQTALKKSLDEVVESCVNYVGVDLNTASWALLGFVSGISDSLAKAIITYRNENGMFRQRKDLLNVPRFGKKAFEQAAGFLRIRDAEHILDNTAVHPERYKLVEQMASDTGVGLQKLVAETTLLDAIDLNNYLAADVGLPTLRDIIAELKKPGRDPRETFVSTSFREDVMEVTDLKVGMSLNGVVTNVAAFGAFVDIGVHQDGLVHISQLADRFVKDPNDVVKVGQQVQVRVLEVDLQRKRIGLTMRSGDVKPQGKGDGKTPERIAKPKKVQPQNTRTDLAAALEKSGFRVKKK